From one Acidibrevibacterium fodinaquatile genomic stretch:
- the ccmA gene encoding heme ABC exporter ATP-binding protein CcmA, with translation MAGEDARDENRAWLEVRQIAAFRGERLVLEGVSFRLDAGGALLLRGANGAGKSTLLRVLAGLIPPAAGTLLWRGEDALADLSYHARRLAYLGHQDAVKPGLSVAENLAFWARRGGDVGAALAAVHLAPLADLPARFLSAGQRRRLAIARLLLTRAPLWLLDEPGNGLDDASLTALGAIADRHRAAGGMVIAATHHDLPFPNSSHVFLS, from the coding sequence ATGGCGGGCGAAGACGCACGGGACGAGAATCGGGCATGGCTGGAAGTCCGCCAGATCGCGGCGTTTCGTGGCGAGCGTCTGGTGCTCGAGGGGGTGTCGTTTCGGCTTGACGCCGGTGGCGCGTTGCTGTTGCGCGGAGCGAATGGGGCCGGAAAATCGACATTGCTCCGCGTCCTCGCCGGCCTCATTCCGCCCGCCGCCGGAACGTTGCTCTGGCGCGGGGAGGACGCGCTCGCCGATCTTTCCTATCACGCCCGAAGGCTCGCCTATCTCGGCCATCAGGATGCGGTGAAGCCGGGGCTTTCGGTTGCCGAAAACCTTGCCTTCTGGGCGCGCCGCGGCGGCGATGTCGGGGCGGCGCTGGCAGCCGTCCATCTCGCGCCGCTCGCCGATCTCCCGGCGCGCTTCCTCTCCGCCGGCCAGCGGCGAAGGCTCGCGATCGCGCGTCTGCTGCTTACCCGCGCGCCGCTCTGGCTGCTCGATGAGCCTGGCAACGGCCTCGATGACGCCTCGCTCACCGCTCTCGGCGCGATTGCGGACCGGCATCGCGCCGCGGGCGGGATGGT
- the acnA gene encoding aconitate hydratase AcnA, with the protein MKTVGQDSLKTRRTLTVEGKSYDYFSLPEAARTLGDISRLPVTLKILLENILRFEDGKSYTVDDAKAIAGWLENAHSEREVPFRPARILMQDFTGVPAVVDLAAMRDGITRLGGDPARVNPLVPVDLVIDHSVMVDVAGRADSLARNVAIEFERNGERYEFLRWGQEAFSNFRVVPPGTGICHQVNLEYLAQGVWTAEAEGKHVAYPDTLYGTDSHTTMVNGLGVLGWGVGGIEAEAAMLGQPIAMLIPDVVGFRLTGRLREGMTATDLVLTVTEMLRKKGVVGKFVEFYGPALDHLPLADRATIGNMAPEYGATCGFFPIDRVTLDYMRLSGRDPHRLALIEAYLKAQNMWRDETAPEPKFSTTLELDLGSVVPSLAGPKRPQDRVALDKAAGAFSAELAKNFAVSAEQAAKKVKVAGKNYEIGHGDVVIAAITSCTNTSNPAVMIAAGLVARKARARGLAPKPWVKTSLAPGSQVVTEYLKSAGLDADLDALGFNTVGYGCTTCIGNSGPLDEAIANAIEDNKLVAVSVLSGNRNFEGRVHPNVRANYLASPPLVVAYALLGTIGEDITTAPLGTGSDGKPVHLRDVWPSNAEIAEAIAQHVTREKFVARYSDVFKGPEQWQRIKVAAHEATYRWNDGSTYVKNPPYFKDISKTPPGVADIKGARALAIFGDSITTDHISPAGSIKKSSPAGEYLLTHQVREADFNSYGARRGNHEVMMRGTFANIRIKNEMLPGVEGGYSKHFPSGEQAPIYDVAMRYQKEGVPLVVFGGKEYGTGSSRDWAAKGTMLLGIRAVIAESFERIHRSNLVGMGVLPLTFKDGMDRKALKLTGEETFDLLGLDTLRPRMDLALRIHRPNGATDEITLLCRVDTADEVAYCRHGGILPYVLRGMAA; encoded by the coding sequence ATGAAAACGGTCGGCCAGGACAGCCTCAAAACCCGCCGCACGCTTACTGTAGAGGGAAAATCCTACGACTATTTTTCCCTCCCCGAAGCGGCGCGAACGCTTGGCGACATCTCCCGGCTTCCGGTCACGCTCAAGATTCTGCTCGAAAACATCCTCCGGTTCGAGGACGGCAAGTCCTATACCGTCGATGACGCCAAGGCGATCGCGGGCTGGCTGGAAAACGCCCATTCCGAGCGCGAGGTGCCGTTCCGCCCGGCGCGCATCCTGATGCAGGATTTCACCGGGGTTCCCGCCGTCGTCGATCTCGCGGCGATGCGTGACGGCATCACCCGGCTCGGCGGCGATCCCGCCCGTGTCAACCCGCTGGTGCCGGTCGATCTCGTGATCGATCATTCGGTGATGGTCGATGTCGCCGGCCGCGCCGACTCGCTTGCCCGCAACGTCGCGATCGAGTTCGAGCGCAATGGCGAGCGCTATGAATTCCTCCGCTGGGGCCAGGAGGCGTTCAGCAATTTCCGCGTCGTCCCGCCCGGCACCGGCATCTGCCATCAGGTCAATCTCGAATATCTCGCGCAAGGGGTGTGGACCGCCGAGGCCGAGGGCAAACATGTCGCCTATCCCGACACGCTCTATGGCACCGACAGCCACACGACGATGGTCAATGGGCTTGGCGTGCTCGGCTGGGGGGTTGGCGGCATCGAGGCCGAGGCGGCGATGCTCGGCCAGCCGATCGCGATGCTGATCCCCGATGTCGTCGGCTTTCGCCTCACCGGCCGGCTCCGCGAGGGCATGACGGCGACCGATCTCGTCCTCACCGTCACCGAAATGCTGCGCAAAAAGGGCGTGGTCGGCAAATTCGTCGAATTCTACGGCCCTGCCCTCGATCATCTGCCGCTCGCCGATCGCGCCACCATCGGCAACATGGCGCCGGAATATGGCGCGACGTGCGGCTTCTTTCCGATCGACCGGGTGACGCTCGATTACATGCGTCTCTCTGGCCGCGATCCGCACCGGCTCGCCCTCATCGAGGCCTATCTCAAGGCGCAAAACATGTGGCGCGACGAGACCGCGCCCGAGCCAAAATTCTCCACTACGCTAGAACTCGATCTCGGCAGCGTCGTCCCCTCGCTTGCCGGGCCGAAGCGGCCGCAGGATCGCGTCGCCCTCGACAAGGCCGCCGGCGCGTTTTCGGCGGAATTGGCCAAGAATTTCGCCGTGAGCGCCGAGCAGGCGGCCAAAAAGGTCAAGGTCGCCGGCAAGAATTACGAGATCGGCCATGGCGACGTCGTCATCGCCGCGATCACCAGCTGCACCAACACCTCCAATCCCGCGGTGATGATCGCCGCCGGGCTGGTGGCGCGCAAAGCCCGCGCGCGCGGGCTCGCGCCGAAACCCTGGGTGAAAACCTCGCTCGCGCCCGGCTCGCAGGTGGTCACCGAATATCTCAAAAGCGCCGGGCTCGACGCCGATCTCGACGCGCTCGGCTTCAACACCGTCGGCTATGGCTGCACCACCTGCATCGGCAATTCCGGCCCGCTCGATGAGGCGATCGCCAACGCGATCGAGGACAACAAGCTGGTCGCGGTCTCGGTGCTCTCGGGCAACCGCAATTTCGAGGGCCGCGTGCATCCCAATGTGCGCGCGAATTACCTCGCAAGCCCGCCGCTGGTGGTCGCCTATGCCCTCCTCGGCACGATCGGCGAAGACATCACAACGGCGCCACTCGGGACCGGGTCGGATGGCAAGCCGGTCCATCTCCGCGATGTCTGGCCGAGCAACGCGGAGATCGCCGAGGCGATCGCGCAGCATGTGACGCGGGAGAAATTCGTCGCCCGCTATAGCGACGTCTTCAAGGGGCCGGAGCAGTGGCAGCGCATCAAGGTCGCCGCGCACGAGGCGACCTATCGCTGGAACGACGGCTCGACCTATGTCAAGAACCCGCCCTATTTCAAGGACATCAGCAAGACGCCACCCGGGGTCGCGGACATCAAAGGGGCGCGCGCGCTGGCGATTTTCGGCGATTCCATTACCACCGATCACATCAGCCCGGCCGGCAGCATCAAGAAATCCTCCCCCGCCGGCGAATATCTGCTGACCCATCAGGTGCGCGAGGCGGATTTCAATTCCTATGGCGCGCGGCGCGGCAATCACGAGGTGATGATGCGCGGCACCTTCGCCAATATCCGCATCAAAAACGAGATGCTGCCGGGCGTCGAAGGTGGATACAGCAAGCACTTCCCCTCCGGCGAGCAAGCGCCGATCTATGACGTCGCCATGCGCTACCAGAAGGAGGGGGTGCCGCTGGTGGTGTTCGGCGGCAAGGAATACGGCACCGGCTCCTCGCGTGACTGGGCGGCGAAGGGGACGATGCTGCTCGGCATCCGCGCCGTCATCGCCGAGAGCTTCGAGCGCATCCATCGCTCCAATCTCGTCGGTATGGGCGTCCTGCCGCTCACCTTCAAGGACGGCATGGACCGCAAGGCCTTAAAGCTCACGGGTGAGGAAACCTTCGATCTGCTCGGCCTCGACACGCTTCGCCCGCGCATGGATCTCGCGCTCAGAATCCATCGCCCGAACGGCGCGACCGACGAGATCACCTTGCTTTGCCGCGTCGATACCGCCGATGAGGTCGCTTATTGCCGCCACGGCGGCATCCTGCCCTATGTTTTGCGCGGCATGGCGGCCTGA